A stretch of the Macaca mulatta isolate MMU2019108-1 chromosome 14, T2T-MMU8v2.0, whole genome shotgun sequence genome encodes the following:
- the ASCL2 gene encoding achaete-scute homolog 2, producing the protein MDGGALPRSATPAPRVPVSCAARRRPTSPELLRCSRRRRPATAETGGSAAAVARRNERERNRVKLVNLGFQALRQHVPHGGASKKLSKVETLRSAVEYIRALQRLLAEHDAVRNALAGGLRPPAVRPSAPRGQPGTTAVAASPSRASSSPGRGGSSEPGSPRSAYSSDDSGCEGALSPAERELLDFSSWLGGY; encoded by the coding sequence ATGGACGGCGGCGCACTGCCCAGGTCCGCGACCCCTGCGCCCCGCGTCCCTGTCAGCTGCGCTGCCCGGCGGAGACCCACGTCCCCGGAACTGTTGCGCTGCAGCCGGCGGCGGCGACCCGCCACCGCAGAGACCGGGGGCAGCGCAGCGGCCGTAGCGCGGCGCAATGAGCGCGAGCGCAACCGCGTGAAGCTGGTGAACTTGGGCTTCCAGGCGCTGCGGCAGCACGTGCCGCACGGCGGCGCCAGCAAGAAGCTGAGCAAGGTGGAGACGCTGCGCTCGGCCGTGGAGTACATCCGCGCGCTGCAGCGCCTGCTGGCAGAGCACGACGCCGTGCGCAACGCGCTGGCGGGAGGGCTGCGGCCGCCGGCTGTGCGGCCGTCTGCGCCCCGCGGGCAGCCTGGGACCACCGCTGTCGCCGCCTCGCCCTCCCGCGCTTCTTCGTCCCCGGGCCGCGGGGGCAGCTCGGAGCCCGGCTCCCCGCGTTCCGCCTACTCGTCGGACGACAGCGGCTGCGAGGGCGCGCTGAGTCCCGCGGAGCGCGAGCTGCTCGACTTCTCCAGCTGGTTAGGGGGCTACTGA